Below is a window of Desulfobacterales bacterium DNA.
AAGTAAAGGCTATTACAAATTTTAATATTAAAAAATAGTAATGGTATGTCACTTTTGAGTTTTTTTTAATAATAGGGCATCCTTCAATTTTAGTTTACACTTTATTACTTCTGGATTCCTGCTTTCGCAGGAATGACGTGGCTTGTAGTATCGTCATTCCCGCGAAAGCGGGAATCCAGTTTAAATATCGTATTAAAAATGTTAACTATTTTTTCTGTATTATGAAGGATGCCAATAATAGTTATTCATTAATTTATAAAACATGGAGGCTTATGTTATGAACAAAAAAGTTGGAATTTGCGCAGTAGCGCAAACCACTTATGAAAGAGACAAATGGCATCAGCGCTTTCAAGGTATGGCTCTTGAAGTTTTAGAGTCTCTGCTTAACCAAACCGGTCTGGATTTTTCAGAAGATGGAGGCATTAATACCACCATAAGTGTTTCTGATGATATTTTTGATGCAAGAACTATTTCTGATAATGCAATGACTGACGTTCTTGGAGCTCATTTCAGATGTGAAGAAAAAGTAGCGCAAGAAGGAATTCAGGCGATTTATTACGGAGTTTCTGCAATTCTTTCCGGCCATACAGATTTTGTTTTAATTATTGGACATTGTAAAGAATCCCAAGCAAAAAGCAGAAATATGGTTACTCATGTTGCTTTTGATCCTTTTTATACAAGGCCTGTAGGGCTTGATTTTTGTGCAGCAGCTGGCATTCAAGCTCAAGCATACTGCCAAAAATCCAAAATAACTGACGAACATCTTGCAAAAATAGTTGTCAGAGCAAGACAGAATGCCCAAAAAAATGCTTATACAAAAGACGTTTCCATGCTAACAATGGAAAATGTTTTATCATCTCAGATGATAGCTGACCCAATTCGAGAACTTCATGCTTATCCTGTTTCAGATGGAGCAGTAGGAATAATACTTGCCTCTGAAGAAAAAGCTAAAAAGATTACAGATAAACCTGTATGGATTGCTGGAGTAGGCAATTGTATGGATAGTTTTTTTCTTGGAGATAGAGATGTAACTTCAAATTTCGCTTTAAAAAAAGCTTCAGAAAGGGCATATAAAAGGGCTTCCATAACTGATCCAAAAACATTAGATGTTATTGAAGTTTCAGATCAGTATGCATATCAGCTTCCGATGTGGATGGAAGGTTTAGGAATGTGTGATGATGGTAAATCAGCTGAATGGCTAAATTCAAATAATCTTGATAAATATAATGTAAATCCTTCTGGAGGGATGCTTGCAGGCAATCCTTTAATTTTAGGAGGACTTGTTAGAGCTGCTGAAGCTGCACTTCAGCTTAGGGGCGAAGCTGGCGAGCATCAAGTAAAAGGCGCTAAAACCGCCCTTGCTCATGGAGTTATGGGGCCTGCAGGTCAATTTCATTCAGTTATAATACTTAAAACCGAATAGGGGGCAAAATATGAAAAGGAACAGAAATGTCGGAATAATTGGAGTAGGCCAGACTGTTTATTCGAGCCACCGTGAAGATGTAAATCAGCCTGAAATGATATATGAAGCTGTAGAAGCTGCTTTGAAACATGCGGGCATCACAATAGACGATGTTGACTGCGTAGTTCACGGTAATATGGAACTTTTTGAAATGGTTCATCAGCCTGATCTTTGGCATACAATAGGAACAGGCTCTTTTGGAAAAGAATGTTTACGAGTTACAACTGGCGGCACAACTGGAGCGACCCTTGTATGTGCAGCTGACCATTTAGTTGCGTCAGGCCTTCATGAT
It encodes the following:
- a CDS encoding thiolase family protein → MNKKVGICAVAQTTYERDKWHQRFQGMALEVLESLLNQTGLDFSEDGGINTTISVSDDIFDARTISDNAMTDVLGAHFRCEEKVAQEGIQAIYYGVSAILSGHTDFVLIIGHCKESQAKSRNMVTHVAFDPFYTRPVGLDFCAAAGIQAQAYCQKSKITDEHLAKIVVRARQNAQKNAYTKDVSMLTMENVLSSQMIADPIRELHAYPVSDGAVGIILASEEKAKKITDKPVWIAGVGNCMDSFFLGDRDVTSNFALKKASERAYKRASITDPKTLDVIEVSDQYAYQLPMWMEGLGMCDDGKSAEWLNSNNLDKYNVNPSGGMLAGNPLILGGLVRAAEAALQLRGEAGEHQVKGAKTALAHGVMGPAGQFHSVIILKTE